GGCAGGGAACCTGCAGATAACCGCAATGAACTGGCACTGGAAGTTTTATCGCTTTTAAAGAAAGCCAACCGGGAAGGCACTGTTGACAGGTTCAGAGAATCTTACCCGCCCGCCCACGCCCCATTTATCAATATCATTCAGGAACAGGGACAAAACATAGAAAACCTATGTTATATAAATGAAAATACGATAGCGTTTGTGATCGGCTCCGCTTATGAAAAAAGAAGGGCCTATGTATTGACCAACAGGAACATTGAAAAGCTATCTGAATCCATCCAGGCAATTGGCCGTTCGCACCAGAATAATATTTACGCCATTGCAAAAACCAATTCTATAACAACTCATCAGAACTGGGCAGGAAGAAAAATAGCTGAGTTCAAATTACCGCCCATTGTTCCATTACCCATTTCACAACTCATTCCCTTTAACGACGGGTTATCCGTGCTGCTGGTTTCCTCCGAAGGCATTTACCTGCTCACCACCAGCGGCCATTCCATGATCCACCCCGTTCCTGATCCGGAAGATAAGGACTGGAGTTCTTATATAGACATGGAGCATGCGGCCCTATCGTATGACAATAACTTCATTGCTGTAGGCGACCAAACATCCGGCCACCGGATCCTGAACCGCACCGGCAGCCACATAGCCACCATCGATCCACAGTCATCTTATCCGCACTATGCGTTGTTCTCCAAAGACGGGCAACAGGTGTTACTGAACTCCTGCCATTTATATACCGGCACTACCATCAGTGTTCCCACGGCAACGTTTCCCGATATAAATACGGGTGTTGCCAGGCATTCCGTTATCGATAAAAACTGCCGGGTGTATGCCGCCGTTGCTACTTCGGCGTATTACATCTTTGGCGATGCCGCAGGCCACATTCAGGCATTTGATAAAGAAGGAAAAAAGTGCTGGCATTATTTTATAGGTTCTACCATAACCAGCATGACGATTTCTGAAGATGAAAAAACTTTATGGGTAGCTTCCTGTTCGGGTATCATCCATAAACTAAAGCTCAATGAAGGTCAGCGCGACAATCACATCATTGGCAATGGCAACCATTATGAAGAGTTCAGGGTAATTTTCTGGAAGAACGAACCGCAGCCACTGGTGTGGTAAACAAAAAAGCTTCCCCGGAGTTTGCACTCCAGGAAAGCTAATACACAAGGGCGCACACGGTTTCCAAAACTCACACCAACTTCATCCTATAGAATTTGCTTTGAGGGACTTGCCCTGCGGGCTGTCTTTATTATCGTACCATCAACTTTTGCGTATAGTCAATGAATACAAACGGGTTCGACTGCTGCTTGCAACTGCAGCAATAACAGTTAAGGGAGGGGCTTATGTAAATAATACAGGGAAATTACATTACGTAGAGTATTCTGATAGTATAACCGGGAATGGTTACGATGTTCATCAATGTTGAAGAAGGGATACATTGACAAAGCAAATTTAGTTGTCGCGATAATTACTGCTGTCCTGGTCGGCTGTTTTTATTTGTTAACATTATAAAAAAGTAAATTGTGAGTAGTGCAGTAATAAATCAGCGGCGCAGCTGGCAGAGATGAAATCTGCAAGGCTGCGCCGCTTTCATTAAAGTGTAGCTTTTTGAAAAAAAGTATTTCCTAGTGATGGAACTGGTAGAAAAGACCCAATTGCCATACCCGGTTCTTGAAATCATTGGTGTTGCTTTTCGTAACATCAGTAAGACCCATGTTATAACGGGCATCCACGCCCAGGCCGCTATGGCTAAGATAGCTGGCGCCAAACACCCATCCAAAGTCGGCGTTACTGAAGTTGTCTACATCCGTTTCTGTATGACCACTTTTGAAACTGGAGGTTGTTAAAATGCCTAACTGGGGTCCGGTTTGTAATCTAAATCCATCGGCAAACATGTATTGCGCCAACACAGGAACGTTAATATAATTCAATCTTAATTTGCCATCGTTATATTCAGCACCTTGTGTACTGTACACTATTTCTGGTTGAACGGCAAATGCCCGGGTGAGATGGATATGAGCAAGACCGCCGAGATTAAACCCGGTTTTTGCATCTGCTTTATTGTCGGCATTTTCATCTTTGATATTTGCAAAGTTAACACCGCCTTTTATACCATACTCAACGTGTTGCGCACTCGCAACTTTAATCAGCAATAACAGCGCTGCTGAAATAATAATTCTCTTCATAATGCTGGTTTAATTTAACAATATGTAATAGTTATTGCAAATGAAATACCACCACACCCTTTCCGCCTTAGCGTTGTTATAACCCATTGAAAAATACAAACTTCGCACTGTGGAAGATTTGGGGAATATGCGGGTAAATCTGTAGATTGCTTATAATATTTTCTAAAAACAAGCCATTATGGAATCGCATATTGTTAAAATAAAGACCATCAAACAGGTTACACACGATGTAAAAAGTTTTCGCATGGAGAAACCTGCTGGTTATGTTTTCAAACCCGGGCAGGCAACCGAAGTAGCCATTAATAAAGAAGGCTGGAAAGAAGAGCGAAGACCATTTACGTTTACCTCATTGAATAACGAACCCACTCTTGAGTTTACGATAAAACGATATGCCGAACATAAAGGCGTTACCAATCAGCTCCATCAACTGGTGCCCGGCGATGAATTGATCCTGCACGATGTATGGGGTGCCATTGAATTCAAAGGGCCTGGTTATTTTATTGCCGGCGGCGCCGGCATAACACCCTTCCTCGCCATCCTCAGACAATTACATCGCGACAATCAGATAGCGGGCAACACCCTGTTCTTCTCCAATAAAACCGCAGGCGATATTATTTATGAAAGCGAGTTGAAAGATATCCTTGGCAACAACTTTATCAATATCCTAAGTCGCGAACCAAAAGAAGGATATGAAAGCGGCAAGATAGATGAACCTTATCTGCGTTCACACGTAACCGATTTTAATAAACATTTTTATGTGTGCGGACCTGATAAAATGATTAGTGACATTAATGGTACTTTAGAGAAGCTGGGCGCGAAACCGGATGCTGTTGTTTTCGAAAAGTAACTGTTATTAGGTTCTCAGGTTATTAAGTTCTTAGGTTCCAAACCCAATAACTTAATAACCTAAGAACTTACAAACTCAATAACCTGATAACTTACGAACTATATAAATCTTCCTCTGGAAGCCTTCGCCACTCTCTTCCTCGAAATATAATCCTTGCCAAACCAGCCTACTAATAACAAACCAACAATAAACCCGCCAATATGCGCGGCATAGGCAACACCACCAGCGTCATCGCCGCCTAAAGCGCCTAAGCCGTTCACTACCTGGAAGGCAAACCAAACGCCTACGGCGATAAAGGCCGGAACCGAAATGATAATAAAGAAGGTAAGCAGATGGACCCGCTTACCGGGGAATAATCGCAGGTAAGCCCCCAGCACGCCGGAGATAGCGCCCGAGGCGCCCAGGCTGGGGATCAGCAAACTTGGGCCAAAGATCAAAGTGCTGAACACATGGCACAAACTGGCCAGTGCCCCACATAACAAATAAAAGAAAAAGTATTTTATATGGCCCATCGCATCTTCCACATTATCGCCAAAGATCCATAAATAGAGCATGTTCCCGGCCAGGTGCGCAATGCCGCCGTGCATAAACATAGAGGTAAATAAGGTAAGAAAAACCGGGATGTTGGTGGGCCCTAAACCCGGGTATTCGGTAACATTCCCGGTAATGGGATCCTTCTCCATCAATGACTGGGTAACAATATCGCGGCCGGTCAGGATCTCGGCAGGAACGGTGGAATAACCCAGGGTTACCTCGGAGTTATGACCCCATCGCTGCCAGTATATAAACACAAATACATTCAACGCTATAAGCAGGTAATTCACTATAGGAAAAGTTTTCCTGTCTCTGTTGTCATCACCAATGGGAAAGACCATATCTTTTTACCAAATTTAGGCAAAAGATGTAACGGGTTACTAAATACCGGTTGCAGGTTACAAGTTTCAGGTTACAAGGCCTGGGTAGTTCGTTTTCCCTGCAACCTGTAACCTGCAACCTGCAACGGCACCATTACCCACAATTCATCACTTTAATGTATAAGTAAGTGTAGTATAATAAAACCCACCTATCTGCGGCCCGCCCAGGATAGAATAGTAATAATGGTTCAGGAAGTTGGTGGCGCCCAGTTTTACGGTAAATCCTGTTTTGTTAAATGCGTATTGCGCCATGGCATCGGCATTGAAAACCGCCGGAACAGTTCCATTTACCAGGAACGACTGATAGTAGAAATTGCTTTGATACCTGGCCGATAAAGAAAAGCCCAGGCCCTTGTATACATTCGCGCCTCTTATGCCGCCGTTCACCATCCATTTGGGTGTATTGAAACCATCTTCCAGTCCGTCATTGGCGCTTGTTCTTTTCAACGTCTGGTAACTGGCATTTCCGAACAGGGAGTAGCGATTATCGATCAGGTACAACAGATCGATCTCGGTGCCATAATTATGAACAATGGTTTTGGAGTTGGTCCACAGGCGATAGCGGGCCTGCTTATTTTTATCATACAGGTACGCAGGAATCTGGGCGCTGTCGGTAGTATTGGGTACACTGCCTTCGATCTGGGCAATAAAGTTTGAATAGAAATTGTAGTAGAAATCCACATCCACCGAGAACCGGCCGTTAAACAGAATGGACCGGTAGCCCACTTCAAAGGAGTGCATTTGTTCCGGTTGCAGATACGTATAGGTGTTATGCACCAAAAGGCCTTTATTCTTTTCAATGGCAGCGGCCTGGCTCAGTCCGGAGGTATTTACATCTTTATTCACGGCTGCGGTAAATGCGTCGATAGAGCTTTTCAACCAGGTGTTTTCAAATACCCCATTCGACATCACTTTCAATCCCCCTACCCTTTTTACACCACCGCTGTTGATATTGGAGAACCCTTCAAAGATGCTGGGGAACCGGTAACCGTTCTGATAAGAGAACCGCACAAAATCATTGCGGGTTAACCCGTATACGGCAGTAAGCCGGGGATTCCATTTCAAATTGAAATATTCATAACCGGTGCCACGCAACACAGCGCTTACCTGCAATTTATCGTGCAGCAATCTTTTTGAGGCTTGCACAAAAAGACCATAGCTGGTATAGTTTAAATTATGTCCTGAGTCGGTGGGATTGATAAAGTAATTTCCATCAGGTACAATGATATAGTCCCTGAAATCGGCGCCCACATGCAGATCAAAAGCGGTGTGCAATGCTTTACCCAGGTCAAACGATCCTTCGGTATGCACCAGGCGGGCTTTTACTTTTAAGGCCGCGCCAATGTCCCAGTTATTGATCTCCTGTAATTGTTTCAGTTTGTCTTTAAAAGCATCAGTGCCTGGCTGGTACCTGCCATTATCTGCCGCATCACGGGCCGCGTGCAGGGCGGCTGCCGCATCTGCTTTTGTTGAATAGGCCGTATTAAATGCATTGGTAAAATCTGCATACCATTTGTTGTTGTCTTTAAAACTCAGGTCCAGGGTTTCGGCCGCAGAGCGCAGGTTGTAAGAATGGCCGGTATTTTCTGAAGTAATGTATGCCCTTGCCTGAAACAGGGAATTCCTAAACTGCACAATATGCTGTTGCAATAAATAATCCTGCAGGCGAAAACGGTTGGAACGTTGATACGTATTGTTCAGAAATGCAGTGCGGTAGGTATAAGAGAGCTGTGAATTTTCTGTAGGTCTGAAATAAAGCGATACATCACCCTTTACATTTTGCAGGTTGTAATCGGCTACATCGCGCTCGTAATAACCAGTGCGCGCCACCACGTAATTCTTTCCGGCCAGGGTAAGCGTTTTGCGGTTGGAGGATTCATTGCCATAACCATTTACGGCATCATAAGCCGGGTTATCGGCCCCATATAAATTGGTAGTAGCATTGCCGGTGGGGAACAGATCGCTCCGGTTATCGGCCACCCAGTCGTAGCCGCGGTTATATCCCGCATTTATTTTAAAAGCCCATTTTGTTCCTATAACCTTTGCCCAGCGCAGGTTGGTTTCGTTATACAACCGGGCCGATACATCATTGGGGTCGTTTACATGGTTCACGGCAATCTGTTGCTGTATGCTGAACCCCTGGGTGATGAATGGATCTTTCGTTGTAAAGTTCGCCAGTCCGTTGGTAGCGTTCATGCCATATAAGGCCGAGGCCACCCCCTGTATTACTTCCACATGATCGATATCCAGGTCACCGGGTGATAACGCATTGGCAATGGGCGCACCAATATGGGGGCTTTGGTTATCGATATTATCTATCATTTGTACAAACCGCACATTGGTGGTATTGGAGAAACCCCGGGTATTGATGATCTTAAAACCCATGCCGGGTACGATCATATGCACGCCTTTCATAGTGCCAATGGCATCAAAGAAGTCGTGCCCTGTGGTCTGTTGTATTTGGGAATTGCTCAGTTTTGAGATGCTTACGGGAGCGGCGAGCTGCTTTTCCTGTAAGCGGGATGCGGAGATAACGATTTCCTGCAATACGTGTACTTTGTGAGTGGTGTCTGTTTCAGGTGTTTGTTCCTGCGCAAACAGCGTAATAGCCG
The Niastella koreensis GR20-10 genome window above contains:
- a CDS encoding FAD-binding oxidoreductase: MESHIVKIKTIKQVTHDVKSFRMEKPAGYVFKPGQATEVAINKEGWKEERRPFTFTSLNNEPTLEFTIKRYAEHKGVTNQLHQLVPGDELILHDVWGAIEFKGPGYFIAGGAGITPFLAILRQLHRDNQIAGNTLFFSNKTAGDIIYESELKDILGNNFINILSREPKEGYESGKIDEPYLRSHVTDFNKHFYVCGPDKMISDINGTLEKLGAKPDAVVFEK
- a CDS encoding rhomboid family intramembrane serine protease; protein product: MVFPIGDDNRDRKTFPIVNYLLIALNVFVFIYWQRWGHNSEVTLGYSTVPAEILTGRDIVTQSLMEKDPITGNVTEYPGLGPTNIPVFLTLFTSMFMHGGIAHLAGNMLYLWIFGDNVEDAMGHIKYFFFYLLCGALASLCHVFSTLIFGPSLLIPSLGASGAISGVLGAYLRLFPGKRVHLLTFFIIISVPAFIAVGVWFAFQVVNGLGALGGDDAGGVAYAAHIGGFIVGLLLVGWFGKDYISRKRVAKASRGRFI
- a CDS encoding TonB-dependent receptor, which translates into the protein MGYDKKMLCVIACSLSAITLFAQEQTPETDTTHKVHVLQEIVISASRLQEKQLAAPVSISKLSNSQIQQTTGHDFFDAIGTMKGVHMIVPGMGFKIINTRGFSNTTNVRFVQMIDNIDNQSPHIGAPIANALSPGDLDIDHVEVIQGVASALYGMNATNGLANFTTKDPFITQGFSIQQQIAVNHVNDPNDVSARLYNETNLRWAKVIGTKWAFKINAGYNRGYDWVADNRSDLFPTGNATTNLYGADNPAYDAVNGYGNESSNRKTLTLAGKNYVVARTGYYERDVADYNLQNVKGDVSLYFRPTENSQLSYTYRTAFLNNTYQRSNRFRLQDYLLQQHIVQFRNSLFQARAYITSENTGHSYNLRSAAETLDLSFKDNNKWYADFTNAFNTAYSTKADAAAALHAARDAADNGRYQPGTDAFKDKLKQLQEINNWDIGAALKVKARLVHTEGSFDLGKALHTAFDLHVGADFRDYIIVPDGNYFINPTDSGHNLNYTSYGLFVQASKRLLHDKLQVSAVLRGTGYEYFNLKWNPRLTAVYGLTRNDFVRFSYQNGYRFPSIFEGFSNINSGGVKRVGGLKVMSNGVFENTWLKSSIDAFTAAVNKDVNTSGLSQAAAIEKNKGLLVHNTYTYLQPEQMHSFEVGYRSILFNGRFSVDVDFYYNFYSNFIAQIEGSVPNTTDSAQIPAYLYDKNKQARYRLWTNSKTIVHNYGTEIDLLYLIDNRYSLFGNASYQTLKRTSANDGLEDGFNTPKWMVNGGIRGANVYKGLGFSLSARYQSNFYYQSFLVNGTVPAVFNADAMAQYAFNKTGFTVKLGATNFLNHYYYSILGGPQIGGFYYTTLTYTLK
- a CDS encoding porin family protein is translated as MKRIIISAALLLLIKVASAQHVEYGIKGGVNFANIKDENADNKADAKTGFNLGGLAHIHLTRAFAVQPEIVYSTQGAEYNDGKLRLNYINVPVLAQYMFADGFRLQTGPQLGILTTSSFKSGHTETDVDNFSNADFGWVFGASYLSHSGLGVDARYNMGLTDVTKSNTNDFKNRVWQLGLFYQFHH